The Candidatus Saccharibacteria bacterium oral taxon 488 genome has a segment encoding these proteins:
- a CDS encoding prepilin-type N-terminal cleavage/methylation domain-containing protein: MGRQTGFTIVELLIVMVVIAILATIGIVAYSGVRQDATDTKIRSIVKIAGDALQIYDTQKRTLPSGQGTFNNANGVDSLVPQYIQPGYREGVSSKNASNPNDIFVWYPCKDTSGKITGIAVFAALNSAKPQESAQVNAVKATCNISSAAVPTTGKPAYNYVQTF, from the coding sequence ATGGGTAGGCAGACAGGTTTTACAATCGTTGAACTATTAATTGTGATGGTCGTGATCGCGATTTTGGCGACCATCGGTATTGTGGCGTATTCGGGCGTGCGCCAGGACGCTACCGATACCAAGATCCGTTCCATCGTCAAGATTGCTGGGGATGCGCTGCAGATATATGATACACAGAAGCGAACACTGCCGTCAGGACAGGGGACGTTCAATAACGCTAATGGCGTTGACTCGCTTGTACCACAGTATATCCAGCCGGGGTATCGCGAGGGTGTCAGCAGCAAGAACGCGTCAAATCCAAACGATATTTTTGTTTGGTATCCGTGCAAAGATACCTCTGGCAAGATAACAGGTATTGCGGTATTTGCAGCTCTAAATTCCGCCAAGCCGCAGGAGTCGGCCCAGGTTAATGCGGTCAAGGCGACCTGCAACATTTCGAGTGCAGCCGTGCCGACTACCGGTAAGCCAGCGTATAATTATGTACAGACATTTTAG
- the rpsO gene encoding 30S ribosomal protein S15: MISKDDKAKAIALTQVNKDDVGSPQAQVSILTARIKEVTKHLKANKHDFMARRGLIQMVGKRKRLLKYLERTDFESYKAVVAALGLRK; the protein is encoded by the coding sequence ATGATTAGCAAAGACGATAAAGCGAAAGCAATTGCTTTGACTCAGGTCAATAAGGACGACGTCGGTAGCCCGCAGGCACAGGTGTCGATCTTGACGGCTCGTATCAAAGAGGTCACCAAGCACTTGAAGGCGAATAAACACGACTTCATGGCGCGCCGTGGCTTAATCCAGATGGTTGGCAAGCGCAAGCGCCTGCTAAAATATCTGGAGCGAACTGATTTTGAGAGTTACAAAGCGGTTGTGGCTGCCCTGGGTCTGCGTAAATAG
- a CDS encoding sortase, with amino-acid sequence MSLALVLIAGGSYTLITVFSPFFRAQLIDPVRNETTQLLAATPETSITEDRLYIPKIDINVPYATGGAEIMERGAWWRRPENGNPVDGGNFVLSAHRFIMGLTPQQTIQKSPFYNIDKLRIGDEIIIDYHGKRYTYVISQLFDVKPNAVHIENRTDKPQLTLYSCTLGGAADGRTVFVATPR; translated from the coding sequence ATGAGTCTGGCTCTTGTCCTGATCGCTGGCGGCAGCTACACACTCATCACAGTGTTTAGTCCATTCTTTCGCGCTCAGCTCATTGACCCAGTACGCAATGAAACCACCCAGCTCCTCGCCGCTACGCCGGAAACCAGCATCACCGAGGACCGCCTCTATATTCCTAAAATTGATATTAACGTGCCGTACGCTACTGGCGGCGCCGAAATTATGGAGCGGGGTGCCTGGTGGCGTCGGCCAGAGAATGGCAATCCAGTCGACGGCGGCAACTTCGTCTTGTCGGCCCATCGATTTATCATGGGCCTGACGCCGCAGCAAACCATCCAAAAATCGCCATTCTACAATATTGATAAGCTGCGCATTGGCGATGAAATAATCATTGACTACCACGGCAAGCGCTACACCTACGTCATCTCCCAGTTATTTGATGTCAAGCCGAATGCCGTTCACATCGAAAACCGAACTGACAAACCACAGCTCACCCTCTATTCATGCACCCTTGGTGGCGCGGCTGACGGTCGGACGGTTTTTGTAGCCACACCGCGCTAA
- the pnp gene encoding polyribonucleotide nucleotidyltransferase gives MAIINPSGKEIFSVTTELCGRPLTLEVNRVGFRTTGSVLVRYGDTVVLGSAQVGSRPVQLDYFPLSIDYEEKFYAAGKISGSRFIKREGRPSDEAVLIGRLIDRPIRPLFPKGYRQEVQVVATVLSMDPDFRPDVVAMIAASSALMLTGTPFDGPVAGLRVGRVNGEFKAFLTPEEREQSDLDLVVAGIESGITMVEAGAKEVSEEVIVDAMAWAHQMMQPAIQLQRELAAKVAPAAQEYELVLPDETIQQTADEWVDGKLGEQIRRPYPERNEMISNIRAEFHQAMAEKLGIGEEEYNEVRNDYDEAFTLALHKDVRRGIVEDNMRPDGRKLTEIRPLSSEVGLLPRAHGSSLFTRGVTQGMNIVTLAPLSYAQLVDTMEVNDGERRYMHHYNAPGYTVGEVKRMGSPGRREIGHGYLAERALTPVLPSEEDFPYAIRSVTEIMSQNGSTSMAATCSSCLALMDAGVPLSAPVSGIAMGLMMDGDTPYVLSDIADAEDFAGDMDFKVTGTAKGITALQMDMKVHGLPVAVLRQAIEQSKAGRAHILQHMLSVLPAPREALSPYAPRIEKLKIDPDKIGAVIGKGGEVINKITSETGAEVDIKEDGLITIASPNGESIEKALAWIKSLVEEPEVGKIYEGKVVSIKDFGAFVNILPGVDGMVHISKLADHRVAKVTDVVKEGQTVRVKITGIDERGKINLTMIGL, from the coding sequence ATGGCAATTATTAATCCAAGTGGTAAGGAGATTTTTAGCGTTACCACCGAGCTGTGCGGCCGACCGCTGACGCTGGAGGTCAACCGCGTCGGTTTTCGGACGACTGGCAGCGTGCTGGTGCGCTATGGCGATACAGTGGTACTGGGCAGTGCCCAGGTGGGCAGCCGGCCGGTGCAGCTGGATTATTTCCCGCTGTCGATTGATTATGAAGAAAAGTTTTATGCGGCGGGTAAAATTTCTGGCTCGCGGTTTATCAAACGCGAGGGCCGGCCGAGCGACGAGGCGGTGCTGATCGGTCGGTTGATTGACCGTCCGATTCGGCCGCTGTTTCCAAAGGGCTACCGTCAAGAGGTGCAAGTCGTGGCGACAGTGCTGAGCATGGATCCGGATTTCCGTCCGGATGTGGTGGCGATGATTGCGGCGTCGAGCGCCTTGATGCTGACCGGCACGCCGTTTGACGGACCGGTGGCGGGCTTGCGGGTGGGCCGCGTGAATGGTGAGTTTAAGGCCTTTTTGACACCAGAGGAGCGTGAGCAATCTGATTTGGACCTGGTGGTGGCGGGTATCGAGAGCGGCATCACCATGGTGGAGGCTGGTGCTAAGGAAGTGTCAGAAGAGGTGATCGTCGACGCCATGGCCTGGGCGCACCAGATGATGCAGCCAGCGATTCAGTTGCAGCGCGAACTAGCTGCCAAAGTGGCGCCAGCCGCGCAAGAATATGAATTAGTCTTACCCGACGAAACAATTCAGCAGACGGCTGATGAGTGGGTTGATGGTAAATTGGGTGAGCAAATCCGCCGGCCGTATCCGGAGCGCAACGAAATGATTAGCAATATTCGTGCTGAATTTCATCAAGCGATGGCCGAAAAACTTGGCATAGGCGAAGAAGAATATAACGAAGTTCGCAATGATTATGACGAGGCGTTCACGCTGGCATTGCACAAAGATGTTCGCCGCGGTATCGTCGAGGATAATATGCGTCCAGACGGCCGCAAACTAACTGAAATTCGCCCGTTAAGTTCAGAAGTTGGTTTGCTGCCACGAGCACACGGTTCAAGCTTGTTTACCCGCGGCGTGACGCAGGGTATGAATATTGTCACCTTGGCGCCGCTGAGTTACGCGCAGCTGGTTGATACTATGGAAGTTAACGACGGCGAGCGGCGCTACATGCATCATTACAATGCGCCGGGCTATACGGTTGGCGAGGTTAAGCGGATGGGCAGCCCGGGCCGGCGCGAAATTGGCCATGGCTACTTGGCGGAGCGAGCCTTGACGCCAGTGTTGCCGAGCGAAGAAGACTTCCCGTATGCCATTCGCAGCGTTACCGAAATTATGAGCCAAAACGGTTCGACATCGATGGCAGCAACCTGTTCAAGTTGTCTGGCACTGATGGACGCTGGCGTGCCTCTCTCGGCGCCGGTTAGCGGCATTGCCATGGGCCTAATGATGGACGGTGATACGCCGTACGTACTGAGCGATATTGCCGATGCTGAGGATTTTGCCGGTGATATGGATTTCAAGGTGACCGGTACAGCCAAGGGTATCACGGCGCTGCAGATGGATATGAAAGTGCATGGCTTGCCGGTGGCAGTGCTGCGCCAAGCGATTGAACAGAGCAAGGCGGGCCGGGCACATATTTTGCAGCATATGCTGAGTGTGCTGCCAGCGCCGCGCGAAGCACTTAGCCCGTACGCGCCGCGGATTGAAAAGCTAAAAATTGATCCAGATAAAATCGGCGCGGTCATCGGCAAGGGCGGCGAGGTGATTAACAAGATTACCAGCGAGACTGGTGCTGAGGTTGATATCAAGGAAGACGGCCTGATCACCATTGCCAGCCCGAACGGCGAATCAATTGAGAAGGCGCTTGCCTGGATTAAAAGCTTGGTCGAAGAGCCAGAAGTTGGCAAAATTTACGAAGGCAAGGTCGTCAGTATCAAAGATTTCGGAGCGTTTGTAAATATTCTGCCAGGAGTTGACGGCATGGTACATATCTCGAAGTTGGCCGATCACCGCGTGGCTAAGGTGACTGATGTAGTCAAAGAAGGACAAACCGTTCGCGTGAAAATCACCGGTATCGATGAACGCGGTAAAATTAACTTGACGATGATCGGGTTATAA
- a CDS encoding uracil-DNA glycosylase, translated as MDEVAQLEVLAAEIIAGDVCHDLALQATQLVMGDGRADADIVFIGEAPGKNEDLQGKPFVGAAGTFLDEMLAAAQLRRQDVYITNIVKYRPPNNRDPLPEEKRAFWPYLMRQLQIIQPKVVITLGRHSGTAFIPDLAISRDHGNPRWAQFNGLKFLVIPLYHPAAALYNGALRQTLIDDFVRAAQLAAQASA; from the coding sequence ATGGATGAGGTAGCGCAACTGGAGGTTTTGGCGGCAGAGATTATCGCTGGTGATGTTTGTCATGACTTGGCGCTACAGGCAACGCAGCTGGTGATGGGCGACGGTCGAGCTGACGCGGACATTGTATTTATCGGTGAAGCGCCGGGAAAAAATGAAGACCTTCAGGGTAAACCATTCGTTGGGGCAGCTGGTACATTTCTTGACGAGATGTTAGCCGCAGCCCAGTTACGTCGTCAAGATGTCTATATCACCAATATCGTTAAATATCGGCCGCCAAACAATCGTGACCCGCTGCCGGAGGAGAAGCGCGCTTTTTGGCCGTATTTGATGCGCCAACTGCAAATTATTCAGCCAAAGGTAGTCATCACATTGGGTCGGCATAGCGGCACGGCATTCATTCCTGACTTGGCGATTTCGCGTGATCATGGTAATCCGCGCTGGGCACAATTCAACGGTTTGAAGTTCTTGGTAATTCCGCTGTATCATCCGGCAGCAGCGCTGTATAACGGGGCATTGCGGCAGACGTTAATTGACGATTTTGTGCGGGCGGCGCAATTGGCCGCCCAGGCGAGCGCCTGA
- a CDS encoding RNase J family beta-CASP ribonuclease: MGQRRLATPKGDDQSKRPATKKSNTAVMNSTTTRKGEVFRAQRRTSENVNLRASQHVIDIPVNKSVYNGYGGEQFSAKMQPKRTRGGKPKLRIIPIGGVGEMGIGKNMNAIEYDDEIIIVDMGFLFPGSDYPGINYITPDITWLEENKHKIKAHVFTHGHLDHIGSFRHFIHRIPAPVYGSKFTIGMLDKSMADADTDFQPDFRVMDPLSHEIVQVSKHFSVELVRVNHSIPDSTAVIIRTPLGVIIDSGDWRFEESPVDGQKFDLKRMTEVASKEGVLMFMNESTNCESAGTHTHTEFDIQYSIGQVMDKFSNSRVILSCFSSQVHRLQLILEEAHKHGRKVAFAGFSMIQNLEVALRSGTIKIPKNTVMKMEDIIKLPDSQITVVCTGSQGEFNAVLSRMATGAHKYMKIKGSDVVVFSSNPIPGNEKNVVRTVDGLMREGSDVIQNGKTHLTGIGPLHLSGHGYYDDHVKLINALNPTYYMPIHGEFHMLVYNARLAEKECGIPRKNIFVCDAGDIIEIDVERQAKKAGRIQAGGVMYDDTGAIVSEVVLKDRIHMSQEGMFVVVLTVQRGTGRLLTSPDIISRGFIYLRDSEELMNMIRQYLKQKAARSFSGKYDLDVIKKEIKDEVTHILYDQTRRTPIVIPVINEVGGLKTVKSTTTSSTSTIKTPVRSKKPTVASAAEPKMTLPTMPRRRFPRRQVPDTEANDTKAREVGRVRAY; this comes from the coding sequence ATGGGCCAGAGACGACTTGCGACGCCGAAGGGCGATGATCAGTCAAAACGACCAGCTACAAAAAAAAGTAACACAGCGGTGATGAATAGTACCACCACTCGTAAGGGCGAAGTGTTTCGGGCGCAGCGGCGCACGAGTGAGAACGTTAATCTCAGGGCGTCGCAGCACGTGATCGATATTCCGGTCAATAAATCAGTTTACAACGGCTATGGCGGCGAGCAATTTAGCGCCAAAATGCAGCCAAAACGCACTCGCGGTGGTAAGCCAAAGTTGAGGATCATCCCAATCGGCGGTGTCGGCGAAATGGGCATTGGTAAAAACATGAACGCCATTGAGTACGATGATGAAATTATTATTGTGGATATGGGCTTCCTGTTTCCGGGCAGCGACTATCCAGGAATCAACTACATCACGCCAGATATCACCTGGCTGGAAGAAAATAAGCACAAGATTAAGGCGCACGTGTTCACCCATGGACACCTTGATCACATCGGCTCCTTCCGGCACTTTATTCACCGAATTCCAGCGCCGGTGTATGGGTCAAAGTTTACTATCGGTATGCTAGATAAGTCGATGGCTGACGCGGATACTGATTTCCAGCCAGACTTTCGAGTGATGGACCCATTGAGCCATGAAATTGTTCAAGTGTCGAAGCACTTTTCGGTAGAATTGGTGCGGGTGAATCACTCAATTCCAGATTCAACGGCGGTGATTATTCGAACCCCGCTGGGTGTGATTATTGACTCTGGCGACTGGCGATTTGAGGAAAGCCCGGTTGACGGTCAGAAATTTGACCTCAAGCGGATGACTGAAGTGGCGTCCAAAGAAGGCGTCTTGATGTTCATGAATGAATCGACCAACTGTGAGTCGGCCGGTACGCATACCCATACCGAGTTTGATATTCAATATTCTATCGGCCAGGTGATGGATAAATTCAGTAACAGCCGGGTGATTTTAAGCTGTTTCTCGTCGCAGGTGCACCGTTTGCAATTAATTTTAGAGGAAGCGCATAAGCACGGCCGCAAGGTGGCATTTGCCGGCTTTTCAATGATTCAGAACCTGGAAGTGGCGCTGCGCTCAGGAACCATTAAGATCCCGAAAAATACCGTCATGAAGATGGAAGATATCATCAAGCTGCCGGATAGCCAGATCACCGTGGTTTGTACCGGTTCGCAGGGTGAGTTTAATGCCGTGCTGAGCCGTATGGCGACTGGCGCGCATAAATACATGAAGATCAAAGGCTCTGACGTGGTGGTGTTTAGCTCCAATCCGATTCCGGGCAATGAGAAAAACGTGGTGCGAACAGTGGACGGCTTAATGCGCGAGGGTTCTGATGTGATTCAGAACGGCAAGACGCACTTGACGGGGATTGGGCCGCTGCACTTATCGGGGCATGGTTATTACGATGATCACGTCAAGTTGATTAACGCGTTGAACCCAACATACTACATGCCAATTCACGGCGAATTTCACATGTTGGTTTATAATGCTCGGTTGGCAGAAAAAGAGTGCGGTATTCCGCGGAAGAATATCTTTGTGTGCGACGCCGGCGATATTATTGAAATTGACGTTGAACGGCAAGCTAAGAAAGCCGGTCGAATTCAGGCTGGCGGTGTGATGTATGATGATACGGGCGCTATCGTTTCTGAGGTGGTATTGAAAGACCGGATTCATATGTCTCAAGAGGGAATGTTTGTAGTAGTCCTGACGGTGCAGCGCGGTACAGGACGATTATTGACCAGTCCAGATATTATTTCTCGCGGCTTTATTTATCTGCGTGATTCTGAGGAATTGATGAATATGATTCGCCAGTACTTGAAACAGAAGGCAGCACGCAGTTTCAGCGGTAAATATGACCTGGATGTTATCAAGAAAGAAATTAAGGACGAGGTCACGCATATTTTGTACGATCAGACGCGTCGGACACCAATTGTCATCCCAGTCATTAACGAGGTTGGCGGTCTAAAAACGGTAAAATCGACTACTACTTCGAGTACCTCTACTATAAAGACGCCGGTGCGCAGCAAAAAACCTACCGTTGCTTCAGCGGCGGAGCCGAAAATGACTTTGCCGACTATGCCGCGCCGCCGTTTCCCGCGCCGCCAGGTGCCAGACACCGAGGCGAATGACACCAAGGCTCGAGAGGTCGGCCGAGTGCGCGCGTACTAG
- a CDS encoding cell division protein FtsK, translating to MPKKRKSTRKKSVSTAPKHDVPSGFWAQVGAVLLVVLSLLLVVAWFGVGGPVLGWLHKATLSMLGYAMYGLPILLIYIAVEIFRAENNRLPLAMKLAAILEVVWLSGLFGLVKTPARPEAGGFIGDTANQAMSAMVDPGIAALIYVVLIIITALFITQTSPFTVIKKVAEALKRDHSEDDNNAAVMKKAAREDVASAKSSSNIKLNAGVPTVDPVTPKDRRTSPLSSLRGSVARDKAAEEQAALVAAHDPNWQAPSLDLLEKKQSPADAGDIRQNAQIIHDTLAEFNIDVEMEDANIGPKVTQYTLRPPSGVKLTRITALETNIALNLAAQSLRIEAPIPGQKAVGIEVPNRRAADVRLYGVLDSKQWKNAREPLSFAIGKDISGEAVVGELNKMPHMLIAGQTGSGKSVMINTLLTSLLYRNSPSDMKLILVDPKQVEMAPYEDIPHLLTPVITEPEKTISALKWAVNEMERRYKLLAAEKIRDIKGYNQRLATRAKKIPVADADGNIQQHEDGAMPYIVIVIDELADLMMVAARDVEALIVRLAQKARAVGIHLVLATQRPSVDVITGLIKANVPARIGFTVASQVDSRTILDQIGAEKLLGQGDMLLYTPSMSKPKRIQGAWVTDDEVNKITDHLRMQSAPQYNDEVVAQPVQLNGKGGLAVDFGGGGEDEAFMDAVRVVIEGGKASTSYLQRRLRIGYGKAARLIEEMEERGIVGPANGSKARDVLVSSVDELGQ from the coding sequence ATGCCAAAAAAACGAAAATCTACCCGCAAGAAATCAGTTTCCACAGCTCCAAAGCATGATGTGCCGAGCGGCTTTTGGGCGCAAGTTGGCGCGGTACTGCTCGTTGTGTTGTCGCTTCTTCTGGTGGTGGCGTGGTTTGGCGTTGGTGGTCCGGTGCTGGGGTGGCTACACAAAGCGACTCTGAGCATGCTTGGGTATGCGATGTATGGGCTACCGATCTTGCTGATATATATTGCTGTGGAGATTTTCCGCGCGGAGAATAATCGGTTACCGCTGGCGATGAAATTAGCAGCTATCCTCGAAGTAGTGTGGCTGTCAGGGCTGTTTGGTCTAGTAAAAACACCGGCCCGCCCGGAGGCTGGTGGTTTCATCGGCGATACGGCTAATCAAGCGATGAGTGCCATGGTCGACCCGGGCATCGCTGCTTTGATATATGTGGTGCTCATCATCATCACGGCGTTATTTATTACCCAGACGTCGCCGTTTACGGTGATTAAGAAAGTAGCCGAGGCGCTCAAGCGCGACCACTCTGAGGATGACAACAATGCGGCGGTGATGAAGAAGGCGGCTCGTGAAGATGTGGCCAGCGCCAAGTCATCGAGTAATATCAAGCTCAATGCCGGCGTCCCGACCGTTGATCCCGTCACACCAAAAGATAGAAGGACGTCACCGCTGAGCAGTCTGCGCGGTAGCGTGGCGCGGGATAAGGCAGCTGAGGAGCAAGCAGCACTAGTGGCGGCACACGACCCGAACTGGCAGGCGCCGAGCCTTGATCTGCTAGAGAAAAAGCAAAGTCCAGCTGACGCTGGTGATATTCGGCAGAATGCGCAGATTATTCATGATACCCTGGCAGAGTTCAATATTGATGTGGAGATGGAAGACGCAAATATTGGGCCGAAAGTGACGCAGTATACCTTGCGACCGCCGAGTGGTGTGAAGTTGACACGCATCACGGCGCTGGAGACGAATATTGCTTTGAATTTGGCGGCGCAGAGCTTGCGGATTGAAGCGCCAATTCCTGGGCAAAAAGCCGTTGGTATTGAGGTGCCAAATCGCCGAGCGGCTGATGTGCGGCTGTATGGCGTTCTGGATTCTAAACAATGGAAGAATGCTCGTGAACCATTGAGCTTCGCTATCGGTAAAGATATTTCTGGTGAAGCAGTGGTCGGTGAACTGAATAAAATGCCACATATGTTGATCGCTGGACAGACTGGTTCTGGTAAGTCGGTAATGATTAACACCTTGCTGACGAGTTTGCTATATCGCAACAGTCCAAGCGATATGAAGTTGATTTTGGTTGACCCGAAGCAGGTGGAAATGGCACCGTACGAAGACATCCCACATTTGCTGACCCCGGTGATTACTGAGCCAGAAAAGACTATTTCGGCCTTGAAATGGGCGGTCAATGAGATGGAGCGGCGCTATAAATTACTGGCGGCCGAGAAGATTCGCGATATTAAAGGGTATAATCAACGGCTAGCTACGCGAGCTAAAAAAATCCCGGTAGCGGACGCCGATGGCAACATTCAACAGCACGAAGACGGAGCGATGCCGTACATCGTTATCGTAATTGACGAGCTAGCCGATTTGATGATGGTGGCGGCACGCGACGTTGAGGCGCTGATCGTTCGCTTGGCGCAGAAAGCGCGGGCGGTGGGTATCCACCTGGTCTTGGCAACGCAGCGGCCGAGCGTTGACGTGATTACTGGTTTGATCAAGGCGAACGTGCCGGCGCGTATCGGCTTTACCGTGGCGTCGCAGGTTGACTCGCGGACCATTCTTGATCAAATTGGGGCTGAGAAGCTGCTTGGTCAGGGTGATATGCTGCTGTATACGCCGAGTATGAGCAAGCCAAAGCGCATTCAAGGTGCGTGGGTGACCGATGATGAGGTCAATAAAATTACTGACCATTTGCGGATGCAGTCAGCACCGCAGTACAATGATGAGGTGGTGGCGCAGCCGGTACAATTAAATGGCAAGGGCGGCCTGGCGGTTGATTTTGGCGGTGGCGGTGAAGACGAAGCATTTATGGACGCGGTGCGAGTAGTGATTGAGGGCGGCAAGGCCTCTACCAGCTATCTGCAACGGCGGCTACGGATTGGCTACGGCAAGGCAGCGCGACTGATTGAAGAGATGGAAGAGCGTGGCATTGTCGGCCCAGCGAACGGCTCAAAAGCTCGTGATGTTTTGGTCTCAAGTGTCGATGAGCTAGGGCAATAG
- the rpsF gene encoding 30S ribosomal protein S6: MNEYELTVLIHPDLEANLDAALDKVRALIKDNGGEITKEDNWGKKKLAYAIRREDFAVYVYFEVKLPSSAPLKISNVLNITDEVLRYLLVKTDEKTRQALAEQKEREAKVATEAADKEA, from the coding sequence ATGAACGAATACGAACTGACCGTTCTTATTCATCCAGATTTGGAAGCAAATTTGGACGCGGCGCTGGACAAGGTTCGAGCGTTGATCAAAGACAATGGTGGTGAAATCACCAAAGAAGACAACTGGGGCAAGAAAAAACTAGCCTATGCGATTCGCCGTGAAGACTTTGCGGTGTATGTTTACTTTGAGGTGAAGTTGCCAAGCAGTGCACCGCTCAAGATATCAAATGTTCTGAATATCACCGACGAGGTACTTCGTTATTTGTTGGTTAAGACCGACGAGAAGACACGCCAGGCGCTTGCTGAGCAGAAAGAGCGCGAAGCTAAGGTTGCTACCGAGGCGGCTGATAAAGAAGCCTAA
- the ssb gene encoding single-stranded DNA-binding protein, with amino-acid sequence MARSINQVILLGRLTRDPEQRTTPSGRTVVSFSIAVDRAGQDDQADFFDVTAWEKLGELVMQYLSKGRRVLVQGRLRQDSWDDKETGKRRSRIEVTATDVTFLDAPSGDSANTTASRNTNTKQAETVADIDDKPIDLSEIPF; translated from the coding sequence ATGGCACGAAGTATCAACCAAGTTATTTTACTGGGACGGTTAACGCGCGATCCAGAGCAGCGGACAACGCCATCAGGTCGGACAGTTGTTAGCTTTAGTATCGCGGTTGATCGTGCCGGACAGGATGATCAAGCTGATTTTTTCGACGTTACCGCGTGGGAAAAATTGGGCGAACTGGTGATGCAGTACCTGTCAAAAGGCCGCCGCGTGTTGGTGCAGGGTCGGTTGCGACAGGACAGCTGGGATGATAAAGAAACCGGCAAGCGCCGCTCGCGTATTGAAGTGACGGCGACCGACGTAACATTCCTTGACGCCCCGAGCGGTGATAGCGCGAATACAACCGCATCACGTAATACTAATACCAAGCAGGCTGAGACCGTAGCGGATATTGATGATAAACCGATCGATCTTAGCGAGATACCGTTCTAA
- the rpsR gene encoding 30S ribosomal protein S18, with the protein MAKRLKKDTPTVFDYKDVKTLMRYVNAYGQIEPIAKTGLSVKQQRSLAVAIKRARHLALLPFVSQGQ; encoded by the coding sequence ATGGCAAAACGATTAAAGAAAGATACCCCAACGGTTTTTGACTATAAGGATGTCAAAACATTAATGCGCTATGTTAATGCGTATGGTCAAATTGAGCCGATAGCGAAGACGGGTCTCAGTGTCAAGCAGCAGCGTAGCTTGGCAGTGGCGATCAAGCGTGCTCGGCACTTAGCACTGCTGCCGTTTGTGTCGCAAGGGCAATAA
- the efp gene encoding elongation factor P, which yields MYQPTDLKKGTVCQIDGKPYRVIEYGQKVMGRGGSIVNVKLKNLLDGSVIPKTFKGQDKIEPAEVTSKTVQYLYHDGDMFCFMDPESFEQFELSNDVVDEAKNYLKEGCELNLQVFDGRVINVELPKNLYLEVTYTEDVVKGDTTSSVLKGATLETGLVIKVPAFIKQGDIVSVDTATGEYRERKK from the coding sequence ATGTATCAGCCGACAGATCTTAAAAAGGGTACGGTTTGTCAGATTGACGGTAAGCCATATCGCGTTATTGAATATGGACAGAAGGTTATGGGGCGTGGAGGCTCTATTGTGAACGTTAAATTGAAAAACTTGCTGGACGGAAGTGTCATCCCGAAAACCTTTAAGGGTCAAGACAAAATTGAGCCAGCTGAGGTGACTAGCAAGACTGTTCAATATTTATATCATGACGGAGATATGTTCTGCTTCATGGATCCAGAAAGTTTTGAACAATTTGAACTGTCTAACGATGTGGTAGATGAGGCAAAAAATTATTTGAAAGAAGGTTGTGAGCTGAATCTCCAGGTGTTTGACGGGCGAGTGATTAATGTTGAATTACCAAAAAATCTTTATCTCGAAGTTACGTATACCGAAGATGTCGTGAAGGGCGATACAACTTCAAGCGTACTTAAGGGTGCAACGCTTGAGACGGGCCTTGTTATTAAGGTACCAGCATTCATTAAACAGGGCGATATTGTCAGTGTTGACACAGCGACGGGTGAATATCGAGAGCGCAAAAAATAA